From Herbiconiux flava, one genomic window encodes:
- a CDS encoding putative bifunctional diguanylate cyclase/phosphodiesterase, which yields MTVRDTIRTGSFLGSAALAAVALATAVAGVVSGLSDPPDSVVACLVFLIAVGVTAVYQQPIGRVPGLPPFGVTSALLVIALPADNPVLEVGLWVLAFFVSKAVTSRSPWMAAQWTGVAALGAVAFVGLGRLLIDAGVPTVVAIVAGSAAHIVVVLAVYFAWQQGRWNADGGRGLSGISVLRVLFVFALSAVVGVAVHITSVGSLGLLGRGENVELARMTVPLLVVALLFYGLAKRSQTRSGERRLGGVVDAARALPWDVTVDPKETMVEFARRAIDATEFEVRRTPPGRNEIGARFSALDTTDPQLNPESIAPADDDVANEHREDAVEPQEFLVASRKAGGVPFTPDDELALDAIGHIASETARVRGAYDTLLDRVDRDSLTGLPNYNAFQRSLARLNEDRTYASGIAVLFIDLDQFKRLNDTEGHHIGDEMLSVVATRLRASVRPHDFVARVGGDEFVVVLTKLQSLAEAKGVTDRIVANIGAPASLGGREFRPLVSVGLAYSGHQETDPQSIVVDADHSMLAIKKSRRQGGPSSESSVGISPHRSSRINEIVARAIDDGSLNVVYQPIVNTLEDKIWAFESLVRYTHPELGRISTASLIEKAKGLGRMDELTRQVIATSLQSAREFRKLVPGITVMTINLEVGQIRDEHVGSFLKDIVPRYPDVTLCLELNERSTKDIDDDLRAQAELFRELGMLIALDDYGSEASSVGALVRIPMDILKIDRSLVDNLDDTRQREVVRALQGFGDAFDYSTIVEGIETQDAVDVLVGIGVRHAQGFFYGRPVPFAQTMSRLKSYGAAGTVGRSVAPSAPAPVAPAPTVQTG from the coding sequence ATGACGGTGCGCGACACGATCCGAACGGGGTCGTTCCTCGGCTCGGCGGCGCTCGCCGCCGTGGCCCTGGCGACCGCCGTGGCCGGAGTCGTCTCGGGCCTGTCCGACCCGCCCGACAGCGTGGTCGCCTGCCTCGTCTTCCTGATCGCCGTCGGCGTCACCGCCGTCTACCAGCAGCCCATCGGCCGCGTGCCGGGGCTGCCGCCCTTCGGCGTGACGAGTGCCCTGCTGGTGATCGCGCTCCCCGCCGACAACCCGGTGCTCGAGGTCGGGCTCTGGGTGCTGGCGTTCTTCGTCTCGAAGGCGGTGACCTCCCGCTCCCCGTGGATGGCGGCCCAGTGGACCGGTGTCGCCGCCCTCGGCGCGGTCGCCTTCGTCGGCCTCGGCCGGCTGCTGATCGACGCGGGCGTGCCCACCGTCGTCGCCATCGTGGCCGGCAGTGCCGCGCACATCGTCGTGGTGCTCGCCGTCTACTTCGCCTGGCAGCAGGGGCGCTGGAACGCCGACGGCGGCCGGGGCCTCTCGGGCATCAGCGTGCTGCGTGTGCTCTTCGTCTTCGCCCTGTCGGCCGTGGTGGGCGTCGCCGTGCACATCACGAGCGTGGGCTCACTGGGTCTCCTCGGCCGGGGCGAGAACGTCGAGCTGGCGCGGATGACCGTTCCGCTGCTGGTCGTCGCGCTGCTGTTCTACGGGCTCGCCAAGCGCTCCCAGACCCGGAGCGGCGAGCGGCGCCTCGGCGGCGTGGTCGACGCGGCACGTGCCCTGCCCTGGGACGTGACGGTCGACCCGAAGGAGACGATGGTCGAGTTCGCCCGCCGGGCGATCGACGCCACCGAGTTCGAGGTGCGCCGCACCCCGCCCGGCCGCAACGAGATCGGCGCCCGCTTCTCGGCGCTCGACACCACCGACCCGCAGCTGAACCCCGAGTCGATCGCCCCGGCCGACGACGACGTCGCGAACGAGCACCGCGAGGACGCGGTCGAGCCGCAGGAGTTCCTGGTGGCGAGCCGCAAGGCCGGGGGAGTTCCCTTCACCCCCGACGACGAGCTCGCCCTCGACGCGATCGGCCACATCGCCAGCGAGACGGCGCGTGTGCGCGGCGCCTACGACACGCTGCTCGACCGGGTCGACCGCGACTCGCTCACCGGCCTGCCGAACTACAACGCCTTCCAGCGCTCCCTCGCCCGCCTGAACGAGGACCGCACCTACGCCTCCGGCATCGCGGTGCTGTTCATCGACCTCGACCAGTTCAAGCGGCTGAACGACACCGAGGGCCACCACATCGGCGACGAGATGCTCTCGGTCGTGGCGACCCGTCTGCGGGCGAGCGTGCGCCCGCACGACTTCGTCGCCCGCGTCGGCGGCGACGAGTTCGTCGTGGTGCTCACGAAGCTGCAGTCGCTCGCCGAGGCGAAGGGCGTCACCGACCGCATCGTGGCGAACATCGGCGCGCCCGCGAGCCTCGGCGGCCGCGAGTTCCGCCCGCTGGTGAGCGTCGGCCTCGCCTACTCGGGGCACCAGGAGACCGATCCGCAGTCGATCGTGGTCGACGCCGACCACTCCATGCTGGCCATCAAGAAGTCGCGCCGGCAGGGCGGGCCGTCGTCGGAGTCGAGCGTCGGCATCTCGCCGCACCGCTCGAGCCGCATCAACGAGATCGTCGCGCGGGCCATCGACGACGGCTCGCTGAACGTCGTCTACCAGCCGATCGTGAACACGCTCGAGGACAAGATCTGGGCCTTCGAGTCGCTGGTGCGCTACACGCACCCCGAGCTCGGGCGCATCTCGACGGCGTCGCTGATCGAGAAGGCCAAGGGCCTCGGCCGGATGGACGAGCTGACCCGTCAGGTGATCGCGACCTCGCTGCAGTCGGCGCGGGAGTTCCGCAAGCTGGTGCCCGGCATCACCGTGATGACGATCAACCTCGAGGTCGGTCAGATCCGCGACGAGCACGTCGGGTCGTTCCTCAAGGACATCGTGCCGCGCTACCCCGACGTCACCCTCTGCCTCGAGCTGAACGAGCGCTCTACGAAGGACATCGACGACGACCTCCGCGCCCAGGCCGAGCTCTTCCGCGAGCTCGGCATGCTGATCGCCCTCGACGACTACGGTTCGGAGGCCTCCTCCGTGGGAGCCCTGGTGCGCATCCCGATGGACATCCTGAAGATCGACCGCTCGCTGGTCGACAACCTCGACGACACCCGGCAGCGCGAGGTGGTTCGTGCCCTGCAGGGCTTCGGAGACGCCTTCGACTACTCCACGATCGTGGAGGGCATCGAGACGCAGGATGCGGTGGACGTCCTCGTCGGCATCGGCGTGCGCCACGCGCAGGGCTTCTTCTACGGCCGCCCGGTGCCGTTCGCGCAGACGATGTCGCGGCTGAAGAGCTACGGTGCGGCCGGAACCGTGGGCCGTTCGGTGGCGCCCTCCGCACCCGCCCCTGTCGCCCCCGCCCCCACCGTGCAGACCGGCTAG
- a CDS encoding SGNH/GDSL hydrolase family protein, giving the protein MEPRAARLVVLAVAALVAVCAVLVTVSVVTRSSRADQTGPTTGQTTTGQTSTGQTSTGQTPGGSTDPDAPVVAFYGDSYTLGTGASDPAKRWSSVIAAERGWNEFNYSVNGLGFVNHRQSTPPDYGPEDGVSRSIAADPDILFVTMGLNDNFSMPDRADDVRAAIRTDFATLRAALPDARIVVVEPFWYTDDRPDSLTQIIDWVRSEAAVIDADFIPGASHWIEGHPEWMAADGLHPNNDGYAEMAVRMDESLRAIGL; this is encoded by the coding sequence ATGGAGCCTCGTGCAGCGCGTCTCGTCGTCCTCGCCGTCGCGGCGCTCGTCGCGGTCTGCGCCGTGCTCGTCACGGTCTCGGTCGTGACCCGCAGCAGCCGGGCCGACCAGACGGGACCGACCACCGGCCAGACGACCACCGGCCAGACCTCCACCGGCCAAACCTCCACCGGCCAGACCCCCGGCGGCAGCACCGACCCGGACGCCCCCGTCGTCGCCTTCTACGGCGACTCCTACACCCTGGGCACCGGCGCCTCCGATCCGGCGAAGCGCTGGTCGAGCGTCATCGCCGCCGAGCGCGGCTGGAACGAGTTCAACTACTCCGTCAACGGCCTCGGCTTCGTCAACCACCGCCAGAGCACCCCGCCCGACTACGGCCCCGAGGACGGCGTCTCGCGCTCGATCGCCGCCGACCCCGACATCCTCTTCGTCACGATGGGCCTGAACGACAACTTCTCGATGCCCGACCGCGCCGACGACGTCCGCGCGGCCATCCGCACCGACTTCGCCACCCTGCGCGCCGCCCTCCCCGACGCCCGCATCGTCGTGGTCGAGCCCTTCTGGTACACGGATGACCGTCCCGACTCCCTCACCCAGATCATCGACTGGGTGCGGAGCGAAGCGGCCGTCATCGACGCCGACTTCATCCCGGGCGCCTCCCACTGGATCGAGGGGCACCCCGAGTGGATGGCCGCCGACGGCCTGCACCCGAACAACGACGGCTACGCCGAGATGGCCGTGCGCATGGACGAGTCGCTCCGGGCCATCGGCCTGTGA
- a CDS encoding aspartate-semialdehyde dehydrogenase: MSKALNVGVVGATGQVGKVMRRLLEERDFPIASIRFFATARSAGTVLPFRGEDVVVEDVETADPTGLDIALFSAGATGSRAQAPRFAAAGVTVIDNSSAWRMDPDVPLVVSEVNPHAIARATKGIIANPNCTTMAAMPVLKVLHEEAGLERLIVSTYQAVSGSGLAGAEELAEQARAAVADEHLLDLVHDGSAVTMPEPVKYVRPIAFDVIPLAGSIVDDGDEETDEEKKLRNESRKILELPELLVSGTCVRVPVFTGHSLSINAEFANDITPDRARELLAAAPGVELSDVPTPLQAAGSDPSFVGRIRQDQSAPGKRGLALFISNDNLRKGAALNAVQIAEVIAATAGAASDSAEAPATASA; encoded by the coding sequence ATGAGCAAGGCACTGAACGTGGGCGTCGTCGGCGCGACAGGTCAGGTGGGCAAGGTCATGCGCCGCCTCCTGGAGGAGCGCGACTTCCCGATCGCGTCGATCCGCTTCTTCGCCACGGCTCGCAGCGCCGGCACCGTGCTGCCGTTCCGCGGCGAGGACGTCGTGGTCGAGGACGTCGAGACCGCCGACCCCACGGGCCTCGACATCGCCCTCTTCTCGGCCGGCGCCACCGGCTCTCGCGCCCAGGCCCCGCGGTTCGCGGCGGCCGGTGTCACGGTCATCGACAACTCCAGCGCCTGGCGCATGGACCCCGACGTCCCGCTCGTCGTCTCCGAGGTGAATCCGCACGCGATCGCCCGGGCGACCAAGGGCATCATCGCGAACCCGAACTGCACCACCATGGCGGCCATGCCGGTGCTGAAGGTGCTGCACGAGGAGGCCGGCCTCGAGCGCCTCATCGTCTCCACCTACCAGGCGGTGTCGGGCTCCGGCCTCGCCGGCGCCGAGGAGCTGGCCGAGCAGGCCCGCGCCGCCGTCGCCGACGAGCACCTGCTCGACCTCGTGCACGACGGCTCCGCCGTCACGATGCCCGAGCCGGTGAAGTACGTGCGCCCGATCGCGTTCGACGTCATCCCGTTGGCCGGCTCGATCGTCGACGACGGCGACGAGGAGACCGACGAGGAGAAGAAGCTCCGCAACGAGAGCCGCAAGATCCTCGAGCTGCCCGAGCTCCTCGTCTCGGGCACCTGCGTGCGCGTGCCGGTGTTCACCGGGCACTCGCTCTCGATCAACGCCGAGTTCGCGAACGACATCACGCCCGACCGCGCCCGAGAGCTGCTCGCGGCGGCCCCGGGCGTCGAGCTGTCCGACGTGCCGACCCCGCTGCAGGCGGCGGGCAGCGACCCGAGCTTCGTCGGGCGCATCCGCCAGGACCAGTCGGCTCCCGGCAAGCGCGGTCTCGCGCTGTTCATCTCGAACGACAACCTCCGCAAGGGCGCTGCGCTGAACGCCGTGCAGATCGCCGAGGTCATCGCGGCGACCGCCGGTGCGGCCTCCGACAGCGCCGAGGCGCCGGCGACCGCCTCCGCCTGA
- a CDS encoding aspartate kinase encodes MSLIVQKFGGSSVANAESIKRVAKRIVETRKAGNEVVVAVSAMGDTTDELLDLAHEVAPIPAPREMDMLLSAGERISMALLAMAIESLGHTARSFTGSQAGMITDARHGAARIVDVTPVRLREALDEGAIVIVAGFQGFNRDTKDITTLGRGGSDTTAVALAAALNADICEIYTDVDGIFSADPRLVPKAHKIDRITSEEMLELAANGAKVLYIRAVEYARRHGVTLHVRSSFNNNEGTIVYNPTESETAVEEPLIAGVATDLSEAKITVVGVPDIPGKAAQIFTLVAKTGANIDMIVQNVSAASTGLTDISFTLPKSDGQQVLTALRAEQSETGFLGLQYDDQIGKLALVGAGMRTNAGVSAKLFTALYEAGINIEMISTSEIRISVVTRADTINDALRVVHTAFGLDASEEAVVHAGTGR; translated from the coding sequence GTGAGCTTGATCGTGCAGAAGTTCGGCGGCTCGTCCGTTGCGAACGCCGAGAGCATCAAGCGGGTCGCCAAGCGCATCGTCGAGACCCGCAAGGCGGGCAACGAGGTCGTCGTCGCGGTCAGCGCCATGGGCGACACCACCGACGAGCTGCTCGACCTGGCCCACGAGGTCGCCCCCATCCCCGCCCCGCGCGAGATGGACATGCTGCTCTCGGCCGGCGAGCGCATCTCCATGGCCCTGCTCGCGATGGCCATCGAGAGCCTCGGCCACACGGCCCGGTCCTTCACGGGCAGCCAGGCCGGCATGATCACGGATGCCCGGCACGGCGCCGCCCGCATCGTCGACGTCACCCCCGTGCGCCTGCGCGAGGCGCTCGACGAAGGGGCGATCGTCATCGTCGCGGGCTTCCAGGGCTTCAATCGCGACACGAAGGACATCACGACCCTCGGTCGCGGCGGTTCCGACACGACGGCCGTCGCCCTCGCGGCCGCCCTGAACGCCGACATCTGCGAGATCTACACCGACGTCGACGGCATCTTCTCGGCCGACCCGCGCCTCGTGCCCAAGGCGCACAAGATCGACCGCATCACGAGCGAGGAGATGCTGGAGCTCGCCGCCAACGGCGCGAAGGTGCTCTACATCCGCGCCGTGGAGTATGCGCGCAGGCACGGGGTCACGCTGCACGTGCGCTCGAGCTTCAACAACAACGAGGGCACCATCGTCTACAACCCCACCGAAAGCGAGACCGCTGTGGAAGAGCCCCTGATCGCCGGAGTCGCCACCGACCTGAGCGAAGCGAAGATCACCGTCGTCGGCGTGCCCGACATCCCGGGCAAGGCGGCTCAGATCTTCACGCTGGTCGCGAAGACCGGCGCGAACATCGACATGATCGTGCAGAACGTCTCGGCGGCCAGCACCGGCCTCACCGACATCTCCTTCACGCTCCCCAAGAGCGACGGTCAGCAGGTGCTGACGGCGCTCCGCGCCGAGCAGTCCGAGACCGGGTTCCTGGGCCTGCAGTACGACGACCAGATCGGCAAACTGGCGCTCGTCGGCGCCGGCATGCGCACCAACGCGGGCGTCTCGGCGAAGCTGTTCACCGCGCTCTACGAGGCGGGCATCAACATCGAGATGATCTCGACCTCCGAGATCCGCATCTCGGTCGTCACCCGCGCCGACACCATCAACGACGCCCTGCGCGTCGTGCACACGGCCTTCGGCCTCGACGCCTCCGAAGAGGCTGTCGTGCACGCCGGCACCGGCCGCTGA
- a CDS encoding bifunctional 3'-5' exonuclease/DNA polymerase: MTPAYIVVSEPRSGRVLLEPLDPDGAPAGSAAELARPDLAAAVADRERDRPRWVWNDTQRWYPDLLAANVRVDRCVDLRLCHTILRASTLTARSTLATAPPTAWDTLRPVGAPTATPKPVEPSLFDDLESASDHSVREDGVFEATSDHSREADHQRDGREVGDERREFALQRDAIATATDPSRIALLVAAESVGALAAAELRHAGLPWSAERHDALLTRVLGPRPREGERPAELERLLQRIRTLLGDPTVNPDSPVELLKALRRAGITVDSTREWELRNLTHPAIEPLLDYKKRSRLLTANGWNWLDTWVVDGRFHANYLPGGVVTGRWAAEGGGALQLPKQVRGAVVADEGRMLVVADAAQLEPRILAALAGDRAMAAAGRGRDLYDGIVASGAVDTRAHAKVGMLGAMYGGTAGESGRMLPRLARAFPAAVAYVEAAARTGETGGVVSTRLGRTSPRPSDEWLDLHDLAASDGATDALRTRARTEARSWGRFTRNFVVQGTAAEWALCWIGSIRRRLHALSAADAAADAPGATAPGAADAAADAPGITAAAGSPGAAAAPNALTTGPHLSFFLHDEVMVHTPAHLADAVAHELREAAAEAGRLIFGDAPVEFPVTVAIVDSYDKAK, from the coding sequence GTGACCCCCGCCTACATCGTGGTCTCCGAGCCGCGTTCCGGCCGGGTGCTGCTCGAGCCGCTCGATCCCGACGGAGCCCCCGCCGGATCCGCGGCGGAACTCGCCCGCCCCGACCTCGCGGCAGCCGTGGCCGACCGAGAACGTGACCGTCCCCGCTGGGTCTGGAACGACACCCAGCGCTGGTACCCCGACCTCCTGGCCGCGAACGTCCGCGTCGACCGCTGCGTCGACCTCCGCCTCTGTCACACGATCCTCCGCGCCTCCACCCTCACGGCGCGCTCGACCCTCGCGACGGCGCCCCCGACCGCCTGGGACACCCTCCGCCCCGTCGGCGCCCCCACCGCCACCCCGAAGCCGGTGGAACCCTCCCTCTTCGACGACCTCGAGTCGGCGAGTGATCACTCCGTGCGCGAAGACGGCGTGTTCGAAGCCACGAGTGACCACTCGCGAGAGGCAGATCACCAACGAGACGGGCGAGAGGTGGGCGACGAGCGGCGCGAGTTCGCGCTCCAGCGCGACGCGATCGCGACCGCGACCGACCCGAGCCGCATCGCCCTGCTCGTGGCCGCCGAGTCCGTCGGCGCCCTGGCCGCCGCCGAGCTGCGTCACGCGGGCCTCCCGTGGAGCGCCGAACGCCACGACGCCCTCCTCACCCGCGTGCTCGGCCCCCGCCCCCGTGAGGGCGAGCGACCGGCCGAGCTCGAGCGGCTGCTGCAGCGCATCCGGACCCTGCTCGGCGACCCCACGGTCAACCCCGACTCCCCGGTCGAGCTGCTGAAGGCCCTGCGCCGTGCCGGCATCACGGTCGACAGCACCCGCGAGTGGGAGCTGAGAAATCTGACGCACCCCGCCATCGAGCCCCTGCTCGACTACAAGAAGCGCTCCCGCCTGCTCACCGCGAACGGCTGGAACTGGCTCGACACCTGGGTCGTCGACGGCCGCTTCCACGCGAACTACCTGCCGGGCGGCGTCGTCACGGGCCGGTGGGCGGCCGAGGGCGGCGGGGCGCTGCAGCTCCCGAAGCAGGTGCGCGGCGCCGTCGTCGCCGACGAGGGGCGGATGCTCGTGGTCGCCGACGCCGCCCAGCTCGAGCCGCGCATCCTGGCCGCCCTCGCCGGCGACCGCGCCATGGCCGCCGCGGGCCGCGGCCGCGACCTCTACGACGGCATCGTGGCCTCGGGCGCGGTCGACACACGGGCGCATGCCAAAGTCGGCATGCTCGGTGCGATGTACGGCGGAACGGCCGGCGAGAGCGGCCGGATGCTCCCGCGCCTCGCCCGCGCCTTCCCGGCGGCGGTCGCCTACGTCGAGGCGGCGGCCCGCACGGGCGAGACGGGCGGCGTGGTGAGCACGCGCCTCGGCCGCACCAGCCCGCGCCCGAGCGACGAGTGGCTCGACCTGCACGACCTGGCGGCCTCCGACGGGGCGACGGATGCGCTGCGAACCCGCGCCCGCACCGAAGCCCGCTCGTGGGGGCGCTTCACCCGCAATTTCGTGGTGCAGGGCACGGCCGCGGAGTGGGCGCTGTGCTGGATCGGCTCCATCCGCCGCCGCCTGCACGCGCTGAGCGCCGCCGATGCGGCCGCCGACGCGCCCGGCGCCACCGCACCAGGCGCCGCCGACGCGGCCGCCGACGCGCCCGGCATCACCGCAGCCGCCGGCTCGCCCGGCGCCGCCGCCGCCCCGAACGCCCTCACCACCGGCCCCCACCTCTCCTTCTTCCTCCACGACGAGGTCATGGTGCACACCCCCGCCCACCTCGCCGACGCCGTCGCGCACGAGCTCCGCGAGGCCGCCGCCGAGGCCGGCCGCCTCATCTTCGGCGACGCCCCAGTCGAGTTCCCCGTCACGGTCGCGATCGTCGACAGCTACGACAAAGCGAAGTAG
- the recR gene encoding recombination mediator RecR, translated as MYEGIVQELIDELGRLPGIGPKSAQRIAFHIVQTESFDVSRLAEILTDVREKVHFCQICGNVSEQETCGICRDPRRAQNLICVVEEAKDVVAIERTREFRGLYHVLGGAISPIDGIGPDNLRIRELMQRLADGTVTEVIIATDPNLEGEATATYLSRLLTTLEIRVTRLASGLPVGGDLEYADEVTLGRAFEGRRLVEN; from the coding sequence ATGTACGAAGGCATCGTCCAGGAGCTGATCGACGAGCTCGGCCGCCTGCCCGGCATCGGGCCGAAGTCGGCTCAGCGCATCGCGTTCCACATCGTGCAGACGGAGTCGTTCGACGTCAGCCGGCTCGCCGAGATCCTGACGGACGTGCGCGAGAAGGTGCACTTCTGCCAGATCTGCGGCAACGTCTCCGAGCAGGAGACCTGCGGCATCTGCCGTGACCCGCGCCGTGCACAGAACCTCATCTGCGTCGTCGAAGAGGCGAAGGACGTCGTCGCCATCGAGCGCACCCGCGAGTTCCGCGGGCTCTACCACGTGCTCGGCGGCGCCATCAGCCCGATCGACGGCATCGGGCCCGACAACCTGCGCATCCGGGAGCTCATGCAGCGCCTGGCCGACGGCACGGTCACCGAGGTCATCATCGCCACCGACCCCAACCTCGAGGGTGAGGCGACGGCGACCTATCTCTCGCGGCTGCTCACGACCCTCGAGATCCGCGTCACGCGCCTCGCCTCGGGCCTGCCCGTCGGCGGCGACCTCGAGTACGCCGACGAGGTCACCCTCGGCCGCGCCTTCGAAGGGCGCCGCCTCGTCGAGAACTGA